TAGTTGCCTGTTTCAATTAAGTTTCGAAATTCTATACCAATGACCAACAATTTAATACAGGGTTGCATCTCTCTTGAGAAATTTCTCATTTCATTCATTTTTCTTCGAAAAAAATGAAGAGACCCGAATTTTGATTAATTTCAATCTTAGAAAAATCAAATCCGATACCTATGCGTAGCAAGTTCATTGTTGGTTCTATTTTATTATTAATTGGTGTAGGAGTTACCTATCTCTTTTGGCCTCCGATCTTATGGTCATTGATCCTGATTGTCCCGATTATCTTTCAGGGAGTCGTCGATTTGCTTCAAAAGAAACACACCTTGAGAAGAAACTTCCCTGTCCTGGGCATCGGTCGATACCTAATGGAAGACCTTAGACCTAAGATCTACCAGTATTTCATAGAGTCAGAAACAGATGGCACACCCATCAACAGGATGTTTAGATCCATCGTCTACCAAAGAGCAAAAGGAGTGCTCTCAACCAATCCTTTTGGCACCAAAATGGACGTGTACCGAACGGGTTACGAATGGGCCAATCACTCCATTATGGCACTGGATGCAAAGGATCTGGATCCTCATCCTCGCACCCTGGTTGGCGGGCCTGATTGCAAGCGACCCTACAATGCCAGTATCTTCAATGTATCTGCTATGAGTTTCGGAGCACTGAGCAAAAATGCAATCCTGGCTCTCAATGGAGGTGCAAAAAAGGGAAACTTTGCTCACAACACAGGCGAAGGGAGCATCAGCCCTTACCACCTTCAATACGGAGGAGACCTTATCTGGCAAATAGGCACCGGGTACTTTGGGTGTAGAAATGAAGATGGAACCTTCAATGGAGAAAAATTCAAAGAAAAAGCACTGTTAGAAAGTGTGAAAATGATCGAAATCAAACTATCGCAAGGGGCAAAACCCGGTCATGGAGGAATTTTACCAGCAGAAAAAAACACGCCAGAAATAGCGGCCATCAGACACGTCAAGCCTCACACCCGCGTGGACTCGCCTCCTACCCACAAGGAATTCAAAAATCCCATCGAGATGATGGATTTCGTCAAAAAATTGCGAGACTTATCTGATGGAAAGCCCGTAGGATTCAAGCTCTGCGTAGGCAACAAACTGGAGTTTATAGACCTATGTATCGCAATGACAAATACAGGCATCAAACCTGATTTCATCACCATAGATGGTGGGGAAGGAGGAACAGGAGCCGCTCCACTTGAGTTCTCAAACAGCATCGGTATGCCCCTACGCGACGGACTGGCATTTGTACATGATACATTGAGAGGCTATGACCTAAGAAAGGACATCAAGCTTTTTGCGTCCGGCAAGATTCTCTCGGGATTCCATATGTTTAGACTCTTTGCGCTGGGAGCAGATGCATGCTATAGCGCCAGAGGTATGATGCTTGCACTAGGATGTATACAAGCCCTCGAATGCAACAACAACAATTGTCCTACAGGCATTGCTACTCAAAAAAATCATCTCATGAAGGGGCTGGATGTAGAAGATAAAATCAACCGAGTGGCCAAATTCCAAAATGAAACTGTACATAGCTTTGTGGAGTTTATGGGATCCACAGGAGTAGACGATACC
This is a stretch of genomic DNA from Reichenbachiella ulvae. It encodes these proteins:
- a CDS encoding FMN-binding glutamate synthase family protein; the encoded protein is MRSKFIVGSILLLIGVGVTYLFWPPILWSLILIVPIIFQGVVDLLQKKHTLRRNFPVLGIGRYLMEDLRPKIYQYFIESETDGTPINRMFRSIVYQRAKGVLSTNPFGTKMDVYRTGYEWANHSIMALDAKDLDPHPRTLVGGPDCKRPYNASIFNVSAMSFGALSKNAILALNGGAKKGNFAHNTGEGSISPYHLQYGGDLIWQIGTGYFGCRNEDGTFNGEKFKEKALLESVKMIEIKLSQGAKPGHGGILPAEKNTPEIAAIRHVKPHTRVDSPPTHKEFKNPIEMMDFVKKLRDLSDGKPVGFKLCVGNKLEFIDLCIAMTNTGIKPDFITIDGGEGGTGAAPLEFSNSIGMPLRDGLAFVHDTLRGYDLRKDIKLFASGKILSGFHMFRLFALGADACYSARGMMLALGCIQALECNNNNCPTGIATQKNHLMKGLDVEDKINRVAKFQNETVHSFVEFMGSTGVDDTHKIKRHHVYRRVSQDKIKTYAEIYPQVKIGEFT